The Pseudalkalibacillus hwajinpoensis DNA window GAGAGGAAATTGAGCAACAGTGGAAATTGGATCGTTCATTCGAGCCAGAAATGGAAGCAGAACAAAAAGAAGAATTGTATGATGGTTGGAAAAAGGCAGTGCATGCCACAATGGCGTTTAAATAATCTTTAAGTGTAGGCATTCTTATAGAGATTGTGCTACAATAGGGTTAAGTTAATAGTAATTTGGTCGGAGAATAGGAGAAGACCACAGCGCTCAAGCATGGGAAAGTCATGTCTTGGTGTGTTGTGGTCTTTTTTTGTACTCTGTTCGGTTTTTTATGTCCGGCAACTATATGCTTAGTGAACCGTGATTAAGGGGTAAAGTAAAGAAGAGAGTTAATTTCAAAACGAAACGTTAATTTTGCAATTTTCCATACAATCTAAGGGAGTGTGATCATCTTGGTTAAACCATTTTCAGGATTACAAAGAGGCGTTGTACTTGATCAAATCGTATCGGAGGAACTGGATGTACTTGTTGTCGGTGGTGGGATAACAGGAGCAGGTATTTTGCTTGATTCTGCATCACGAGGAATGAATGCAGCGGTAATTGAAATGCAGGATTTCGCGGCTGGTACGTCAAGCAGGTCTACAAAGCTCGTCCACGGAGGACTTCGTTATCTGAAGAATTTAGAGATTGGCCTTGTTGCTGAAGTAGGGAAAGAGCGTGCGATTGTCTATGAGAATGCACCGCACGTTACAACACCTGAGTGGATGCTTCTCCCAATTATAAGAGGTGGTACCTTTGGGAAATTTTCTACCGGAGCGGGTCTTGCTCTCTATGATCGATTAGCAGGAGTTAAACGAAAAGAAAGAAGAAGTATGCTCTCCAAGAAAGAAACATTAAACAAAGAACCGCTCCTTCGTAAGAGTGATGTTAAAGGCGGAGGATATTACGTTGAGTACCGCACAGATGATGCTCGCCTTACACTTGAAATCATGAAAGAAGCTGTTCATCGTGGAGGAAAAGCAGTTAACTATGTGAAAGCGGAGCAGCTTTTATATGAAAATGGCAAAGTAGTCGGTGTCCGTGCTAAAGACGTGATTACAGGAGAAACTCGTGAAATTCGCGCTAAAAAAGTAGTCAATGCCGCTGGTCCATGGGTAGATGAGATCCGTGAGCTAGATCAGTCAAAAAAAGGAAAGCATCTTTTCTTAACAAAAGGTGTTCACCTTGTGTTTGATCAGTCTAAATTTCCACTACAGCAGGCAGTCTACTTTGATACACCATTCGAGGATGGAAGAATGATGTTCGCTATTCCTCGTGCTGGTAAAACGTATATTGGTACGACGGATACTAAATATTCTAAGAATCCAGTGCACCCGCAAATGACTGTTGAAGACCGTGATTATATTGTGGATGCTGCTAATTATATGTTTCCTGGCATTAACCTTACCAAAGATGATGTGGAATCCAGCTGGTCAGGTGTACGCCCATTGATACACGAGGAAGGGAAAGATCCATCTGAAATTTCTCGTAGAGATGAAGTTTTCCTATCTGATTCAGGGTTAATTACAATTGCAGGTGGAAAATTAACAGGCTATCGTAAAATGGCTGAAAAAGTGATTGATCTTATCGCTGATCAATTTAAAGAAGAGAAGCACGGGAAGTTTCCGGCATCTTCTACGAAAAACATGATTCTTTCTGGAGGAAATGTTGGAGGTAGTAAAGGATTTAAAGCATATGCTAAGGAACAGGTGCGTCGTGGGACAACACTTGGGTTAACCGTCAATGAAGCTGAAACTCTTGTTCATCGCTATGGATCAAACATTGAGCGGATTTACCAGATCATTGAAACGATAGGGACAGAAGCAAGTTTCCACCATTTAAGTCTTGAAGTATTCTCAACGCTTATCTATGGCATTGAAGAAGAGATGGTTGCTACACCTCTTGATTACTTCAATCGAAGAACGAGTGCGCTTTACTTCGACATTGATTGGGTGCGTCGCTGGAAAGAGCCTGTGGTCGAATACATGGCGAAACGACTAAACTGGTCAAATGAAGTGAAAGAAGCTCATCTTCAAGATCTTGATCAGCAAATTCATGATGCAGTCGTTCCGTTGAAAGTGTAAAAGAGAAGCAAATTGGGAGAAGCCGCTGAAGCGGCTTCTTTTTTTTAATGGGGTCAGACACGTGTCTGACCCCCATTCAAAATGGTACAATAGGAAATAGTTGAAATTGAACTGTGGTTTGCGGTTCTTACATAGGAGGTTCACGAATGGTTAAAGTTCGCATGAAGGATATTATTGAGAAGTTTGGTCTTGAGCTCGTGAGTGGTGAGGAAGGGATCCATCGTCCGATCACGACGAGCGACATTTCACGCCCAGGTCTTGAAATGGCGGGTTTTTTCACTTATTATCCGGCTGGTCGACTGCAATTACTTGGAAAAACAGAGATGTCATTCTTTAACGGCCTAACTGATGAGCAGAAGAAGGAGCGGATGGAGAAGCTCTGTACAGAAGAAACGCCAGGTATCATTATTTCACGAGAAATGGATGTTCCTGAAGAACTAGTTAACTCTTCAAAAGGCAATGATGTTCCTATTTTACGTTCAAATATGACAACGACTCGATTAAGCAGCCGTTTAACAAACTACCTTGAAAGCCAGCTTGCTCCAAATACGGCAATTCATGGTGTATTAGTTGATATTTACGGTGTAGGTGTTCTCATTACAGGTTCAAGTGGTGTTGGTAAAAGTGAGACGGCGCTCGAGCTCGTCAAACGAGGTCATCGTCTAGTAGCGGATGATTCCGTTGAAATTCGTCAAGAAGCTGAAAATACCCTTGTTGGTAGTGCACCTGAATTAATTCAGCACCTTCTTGAAATACGTGGATTGGGCATCATCAACGTTATGACCCTCTTTGGTGCAGGAGCGATTCGAAATTACAAAAAAATCTCCCTCGTGATGAATCTTGAATTATGGGATTCCACCAAAGTCTATGATCGACTTGGACTTGAGGAAGAATATATGAAAATTATTGACTCAAACATTCCAAGACTTGTGGTACCGGTTCGCCCTGGACGTAACCTTGCCATTATCATTGAAGTGGCAGCCATGAATTTCCGGTTGAAGAATATGGGAATGAATGCAGCAAAACAATTCTCTGAAAGACTAACAAGAGAAATAGAAGATGGGGATGAACACGATAGTATCTAATCTTAATTTGTTAATGGATAAAGGAGAGACAACTACATGCTAGCTTCGATACAGCCGCTTGATCGAGTCGCCCTTGAGCTTGGACCGATCTCGATTTACTGGTACGGCATTATTATTGCATTCG harbors:
- the hprK gene encoding HPr(Ser) kinase/phosphatase yields the protein MVKVRMKDIIEKFGLELVSGEEGIHRPITTSDISRPGLEMAGFFTYYPAGRLQLLGKTEMSFFNGLTDEQKKERMEKLCTEETPGIIISREMDVPEELVNSSKGNDVPILRSNMTTTRLSSRLTNYLESQLAPNTAIHGVLVDIYGVGVLITGSSGVGKSETALELVKRGHRLVADDSVEIRQEAENTLVGSAPELIQHLLEIRGLGIINVMTLFGAGAIRNYKKISLVMNLELWDSTKVYDRLGLEEEYMKIIDSNIPRLVVPVRPGRNLAIIIEVAAMNFRLKNMGMNAAKQFSERLTREIEDGDEHDSI
- a CDS encoding glycerol-3-phosphate dehydrogenase/oxidase, with product MLVKPFSGLQRGVVLDQIVSEELDVLVVGGGITGAGILLDSASRGMNAAVIEMQDFAAGTSSRSTKLVHGGLRYLKNLEIGLVAEVGKERAIVYENAPHVTTPEWMLLPIIRGGTFGKFSTGAGLALYDRLAGVKRKERRSMLSKKETLNKEPLLRKSDVKGGGYYVEYRTDDARLTLEIMKEAVHRGGKAVNYVKAEQLLYENGKVVGVRAKDVITGETREIRAKKVVNAAGPWVDEIRELDQSKKGKHLFLTKGVHLVFDQSKFPLQQAVYFDTPFEDGRMMFAIPRAGKTYIGTTDTKYSKNPVHPQMTVEDRDYIVDAANYMFPGINLTKDDVESSWSGVRPLIHEEGKDPSEISRRDEVFLSDSGLITIAGGKLTGYRKMAEKVIDLIADQFKEEKHGKFPASSTKNMILSGGNVGGSKGFKAYAKEQVRRGTTLGLTVNEAETLVHRYGSNIERIYQIIETIGTEASFHHLSLEVFSTLIYGIEEEMVATPLDYFNRRTSALYFDIDWVRRWKEPVVEYMAKRLNWSNEVKEAHLQDLDQQIHDAVVPLKV